In a genomic window of Methylovirgula sp. 4M-Z18:
- a CDS encoding sarcosine oxidase subunit gamma: MVKERSALALELRPGTFGKAAAEPGLIAVEITGVSLASVLAFKGREPDVAALVREKLGLDLPQAGKFVTDGAVSISWTGPGQWLVAIADMPAGRIEGHLGFLSGVAALSEQSDARGMVQLSGPRVRDVLAKGVMLDLHPRAFQTGDVAQTPIGGIGVQIAQIDDAPTYEISFARSFAGSIVHWLAESASEFGYRVDPARG; encoded by the coding sequence ATGGTCAAGGAGCGCTCGGCGCTGGCCCTGGAACTGCGCCCTGGAACGTTCGGTAAAGCGGCCGCCGAACCGGGCCTCATTGCGGTGGAAATTACCGGCGTCTCGCTCGCGAGCGTCCTTGCCTTCAAGGGCAGGGAGCCGGACGTGGCCGCGCTGGTGCGCGAGAAACTGGGACTGGATCTGCCGCAGGCGGGCAAGTTCGTCACCGATGGCGCGGTCAGCATCAGTTGGACTGGGCCGGGCCAATGGCTCGTCGCCATCGCTGATATGCCCGCCGGCCGGATCGAGGGGCATCTTGGATTCCTGAGCGGCGTCGCGGCGCTGAGCGAGCAGAGTGACGCGCGGGGTATGGTCCAGCTTTCCGGCCCCCGGGTGCGGGACGTGCTGGCCAAGGGCGTGATGCTCGACCTGCATCCGCGCGCCTTTCAAACCGGCGATGTGGCCCAGACCCCGATCGGCGGCATTGGCGTGCAAATCGCCCAGATCGACGACGCGCCAACCTACGAAATCTCCTTCGCCCGGTCCTTTGCCGGCTCTATTGTGCACTGGTTAGCCGAATCTGCGTCGGAATTTGGATATCGCGTCGATCCGGCCCGGGGTTAA
- the purU gene encoding formyltetrahydrofolate deformylase yields the protein MSTEQNILTLSCPNRPGIVSAVSTHLFQHGCNIQDAQQFDDPETDSFFMRVVFNAVGDDNLKQVKGDFGAIADELKMKWTMRPRAQKKRVMILVSKFDHCLVDILYRWRLGELPMDITAIVSNYPREQHPQLDTMGLPYHHLPITKQTKMEQEAQIWDLIQSTKSDLIVLARYMQILSDGFSAKLNGRCINIHHSFLPGFKGASPYTQAHTRGVKLIGATAHYVTGDLDEGPIIEQDVERISHRDTPDDLVRKGRDIERRVLSRAIAHHLEDRVLMNGRKTVVFAG from the coding sequence ATGTCAACTGAACAGAATATTTTGACGCTCTCCTGCCCGAACCGCCCCGGCATCGTCTCCGCGGTTTCGACCCATTTGTTCCAGCATGGCTGCAACATTCAGGACGCCCAGCAATTCGACGACCCGGAGACGGATTCCTTCTTCATGCGGGTCGTCTTCAACGCGGTGGGCGACGACAACCTGAAGCAGGTGAAGGGCGATTTCGGCGCCATCGCCGATGAGCTGAAAATGAAATGGACGATGCGTCCGCGCGCGCAGAAGAAACGGGTGATGATCCTCGTTTCGAAATTCGACCATTGCCTCGTCGATATTCTGTACCGCTGGCGCCTCGGCGAGCTGCCGATGGATATCACCGCCATCGTTTCGAACTATCCGCGCGAGCAGCACCCGCAGCTCGACACGATGGGGCTGCCCTACCATCACCTGCCCATCACCAAGCAGACCAAGATGGAGCAGGAAGCGCAGATCTGGGATCTCATCCAGTCGACCAAAAGCGATCTGATCGTGCTGGCCCGCTACATGCAAATTCTGTCCGACGGTTTTTCGGCCAAGCTCAATGGCCGGTGCATCAACATCCACCACTCGTTCCTGCCGGGTTTCAAGGGCGCAAGTCCCTATACCCAGGCGCATACGCGCGGCGTGAAGCTGATCGGCGCGACGGCGCATTATGTGACCGGCGATCTCGATGAAGGTCCGATCATCGAACAAGACGTCGAGCGCATCAGCCACCGCGACACGCCCGACGATCTCGTGCGCAAGGGCCGCGACATCGAGCGGCGCGTGCTCTCGCGCGCCATTGCCCACCACCTGGAAGATCGCGTGCTGATGAACGGCCGCAAGACGGTGGTATTTGCGGGGTAG
- a CDS encoding sarcosine oxidase subunit alpha family protein — protein MSQVFRLPQGGLIDRNQTLNFTFDGQSYQGFAGDTLASALLANGVSLVGRSFKYHRPRGILSAGPEEPNALVELREGARREPNTRATVAELFDGLVAQSQNRWPSLRYDLLSVNSLLSPFLGAGFYYKTFMWPASFWEKVYEPLIRRAAGLGKPPEAPDPDQYEKAHAFCDVLVIGAGPAGLMAALAAARTGARVILCEEDFALGGRLLSETRTIDGKPAFDWVRTVEAELAAMPDVRIFKRTCVFGVYDHGTYGAIERVNDHVLAPPEHEVRQRSWRIVAKRAVLAAGAIERPLVFGDNDRPGVMLAGAARTYLNRYAVKPGRVAAVFANNDDALRTVGDLHAAGVDVAAVIDPRVDMVQGRLAAEKAGARFVQGAVTRATGGQRVQGVEVLGADGQTTSIACDFLAMSGGWSPSVHLTSHLGGKPTWNDALAAFVPGSLPTGLSVAGAAMGDFALAACFADGLRLGQDAASAAGFAAKTVVIPAVDAESTAITPVWRVKGSKGKSFIDYQNDVTDKDVEIAKREGFRAVEHLKRYTTLGMATDQGKTANVNGLAIMAELTQKSIPETGTTRFRSPYTPVAAGALAGGHHGMHYKPTRLTPSHRWATELGAVFVEAGLWMRAQYFPQAGDKSWLDACIRETKGVRERVGVCDVSTLGKIDIQGPDAGVFLDRLYTNQFSTLGIGKVRYGLMLREDGFVMDDGTTARFGQNRYFMTTTTNNAVKVFQHMDFCHQALWPELDVHFVSATEQWAQFSIAGPHARDVLRGVVDAEHDLSNEAFPYMACGEMTALGGLPARVYRISFSGEMAYEIGMPARYGDALIRAIMAAGKAYGITPYGIEALVAMRIEKGHLGGGELDGRTTAADLGLGKMMSKKKDFIGRALAGRTGLTQNRQVFVGLKPVDKLQTASAGAHLFPRTAATAPENDQGHVTSAGYSPSLGQWIALGLIARGTERYGEIVLAHDPIRGRDVLVEICSPHFLDPEGTLLRV, from the coding sequence ATGTCTCAGGTTTTCCGTCTCCCGCAGGGCGGTTTGATCGACCGCAATCAAACGCTGAATTTCACCTTCGACGGCCAGTCCTATCAGGGTTTTGCCGGCGATACGCTGGCCTCCGCCCTCCTTGCCAATGGCGTGTCGCTCGTCGGCCGCTCGTTCAAATACCACCGTCCGCGTGGCATTCTGTCGGCGGGGCCGGAAGAGCCCAATGCGCTCGTCGAATTGCGCGAAGGCGCGCGGCGCGAACCCAATACGCGTGCGACCGTCGCCGAATTGTTCGACGGCCTTGTGGCACAGAGCCAGAACCGCTGGCCGTCGCTGCGCTATGATCTTCTGTCGGTCAATTCGCTACTCTCGCCGTTCCTCGGCGCGGGCTTCTACTATAAGACCTTCATGTGGCCGGCCTCCTTCTGGGAGAAGGTTTACGAGCCGCTGATCCGTCGCGCCGCCGGTCTCGGCAAGCCGCCGGAAGCGCCAGATCCCGACCAATATGAAAAGGCCCATGCCTTTTGCGACGTGCTGGTGATCGGCGCGGGACCCGCCGGCCTCATGGCGGCGCTTGCCGCCGCGCGCACCGGCGCCCGCGTCATTCTGTGCGAAGAGGATTTCGCGCTTGGCGGCCGTCTCCTGTCCGAGACCCGGACCATCGACGGCAAGCCGGCGTTCGACTGGGTGCGTACAGTGGAAGCGGAACTCGCCGCGATGCCGGATGTGCGGATTTTCAAACGCACCTGCGTCTTCGGCGTGTACGATCACGGCACCTATGGCGCGATCGAGCGGGTCAACGATCATGTCCTCGCGCCGCCGGAGCATGAGGTGCGGCAGCGCTCCTGGCGCATCGTTGCCAAACGAGCCGTCCTGGCGGCGGGCGCGATCGAGCGGCCACTGGTATTCGGCGACAATGACCGCCCCGGCGTCATGCTGGCGGGTGCGGCACGAACCTATCTGAACCGCTATGCCGTCAAGCCGGGTCGCGTCGCCGCTGTCTTCGCGAACAACGACGATGCCCTGCGCACCGTTGGCGATTTGCACGCAGCCGGCGTCGACGTTGCCGCCGTCATCGACCCGCGTGTCGATATGGTGCAGGGCCGTCTCGCGGCGGAAAAGGCCGGTGCGCGTTTCGTGCAGGGCGCCGTGACCCGGGCGACAGGCGGCCAGCGCGTGCAAGGCGTCGAGGTGCTCGGCGCCGATGGCCAGACAACCAGCATCGCTTGTGACTTCCTCGCCATGTCCGGCGGTTGGAGCCCGAGCGTGCATCTCACCTCCCATCTCGGCGGCAAGCCGACTTGGAACGATGCGCTCGCGGCCTTCGTGCCGGGGAGCTTGCCGACCGGTTTGAGCGTCGCCGGTGCCGCCATGGGCGATTTCGCGCTTGCCGCTTGTTTCGCCGATGGCCTGCGCCTCGGCCAGGACGCCGCCAGCGCCGCCGGATTTGCGGCCAAGACGGTGGTCATTCCGGCGGTCGACGCGGAATCGACGGCGATCACGCCGGTGTGGCGGGTGAAAGGATCGAAGGGCAAAAGCTTCATCGACTATCAGAACGACGTGACCGACAAGGACGTCGAAATCGCCAAGCGCGAGGGCTTTCGCGCCGTCGAGCATTTGAAGCGTTATACGACGCTCGGCATGGCGACCGATCAGGGCAAGACCGCCAATGTCAACGGCCTCGCGATCATGGCCGAACTGACGCAAAAATCGATTCCGGAGACTGGCACGACCCGTTTTCGCTCTCCCTATACGCCGGTCGCGGCGGGGGCGCTGGCCGGCGGCCATCATGGCATGCACTACAAGCCCACGCGTTTGACGCCTTCGCATCGATGGGCGACGGAACTCGGCGCGGTCTTCGTCGAGGCGGGCTTATGGATGCGCGCGCAATATTTTCCGCAAGCCGGCGACAAGAGCTGGCTCGACGCCTGTATCCGCGAGACCAAGGGCGTGCGCGAGCGTGTCGGCGTGTGCGACGTGTCGACGCTCGGCAAGATCGATATTCAGGGGCCTGATGCCGGCGTGTTTCTCGACCGGCTCTACACCAACCAATTCTCGACGCTCGGGATCGGCAAGGTGCGTTATGGCTTAATGCTGCGTGAAGACGGGTTCGTCATGGACGACGGCACGACCGCGCGCTTTGGCCAGAACCGCTATTTCATGACGACCACCACCAACAATGCGGTGAAGGTCTTCCAGCACATGGATTTCTGCCATCAAGCTTTGTGGCCGGAGCTCGATGTGCACTTCGTTTCGGCCACTGAGCAATGGGCGCAATTCTCGATCGCCGGTCCGCATGCGCGCGATGTGCTGCGCGGCGTCGTCGATGCTGAGCACGACCTGTCCAACGAAGCTTTCCCCTATATGGCCTGCGGGGAAATGACGGCGCTCGGCGGCCTGCCGGCGCGCGTCTATCGCATCTCGTTCTCAGGCGAAATGGCCTATGAGATCGGCATGCCTGCGCGTTATGGCGATGCACTGATCCGCGCAATCATGGCGGCGGGCAAAGCCTATGGCATCACGCCCTATGGCATCGAAGCGCTGGTCGCGATGCGGATCGAGAAGGGGCATCTCGGCGGCGGCGAACTCGATGGCCGCACGACGGCGGCGGACCTCGGCCTCGGCAAGATGATGTCGAAGAAGAAGGATTTCATCGGCCGCGCACTCGCGGGGCGGACCGGCCTCACGCAAAATCGCCAGGTGTTCGTGGGCCTGAAGCCGGTCGATAAGCTGCAGACGGCCAGCGCCGGGGCGCATCTCTTTCCACGCACCGCCGCCACGGCGCCGGAGAACGACCAGGGCCATGTGACATCGGCCGGCTATTCGCCGTCGCTCGGCCAGTGGATCGCGCTCGGCCTCATCGCGCGCGGCACCGAGCGTTACGGCGAAATCGTGTTGGCGCATGACCCGATCCGCGGCCGCGACGTGCTGGTCGAGATCTGCTCACCCCACTTCCTCGATCCAGAAGGAACTTTGCTGCGTGTCTGA
- a CDS encoding VOC family protein: protein MPDLSYVLLYVDNPAASAAFYGDLLGQQPVELSPTFALFVIKPGLKLGLWSRHTVEPAAAGARGGAVELALTVEDRAAVDATYAEWKKRGLPILQEPELMDFGYTFTAADPDGHRLRVFVLIG, encoded by the coding sequence ATGCCAGACCTTAGCTATGTTTTGCTCTATGTCGACAATCCAGCGGCGAGCGCCGCCTTTTATGGCGACCTGCTCGGCCAGCAACCTGTTGAGCTCTCTCCGACATTTGCGCTGTTCGTCATCAAGCCGGGCTTGAAGCTCGGTCTGTGGTCGCGCCACACGGTCGAGCCGGCCGCCGCCGGCGCGCGGGGCGGCGCTGTCGAGCTTGCCCTGACGGTCGAGGACCGGGCCGCGGTCGATGCGACATATGCCGAGTGGAAAAAGCGCGGCCTGCCGATTCTGCAGGAGCCCGAACTGATGGATTTCGGCTATACGTTCACGGCGGCCGATCCGGACGGCCACCGCCTGCGCGTGTTCGTGCTGATTGGTTGA
- a CDS encoding sarcosine oxidase subunit delta: MRITCPHCGARSHQEFTYFGDADVARPNTALDAPLDGDVLEDWMNYVYLRKNSPGEHREYWLHSAACRALLVVTRNVTTHEILKVEAA; encoded by the coding sequence ATGCGGATCACTTGTCCTCATTGCGGCGCGCGCAGCCATCAGGAATTCACCTATTTCGGTGATGCCGATGTGGCGCGTCCGAATACAGCACTCGATGCGCCGCTCGACGGCGACGTGCTCGAAGACTGGATGAATTATGTGTACCTGCGCAAGAACAGCCCCGGCGAACATCGCGAATATTGGCTGCATTCGGCAGCATGCCGCGCCCTTCTCGTCGTCACCCGCAACGTGACGACGCATGAGATTTTGAAGGTGGAAGCGGCATGA
- a CDS encoding ubiquinone biosynthesis hydroxylase: protein MPEMHDILISGGGMAGLSLAAVLKRNFGAALSVLVCDPGVNAPRKYSGRASAIAAGPRRMLQDLGVWQTIEHRAQPIMDMIVTDSRTEDPVRPVYLNFGGELTPGEPFAHMIYNDDLVAALSEACAALGVETNARACVAYEARGAFACVRDAAGTEAKARLVVAADGARSKLRDAAAITTIGWDHHQSGIVATIRHERDHEGRAEEHFLPAGPFAILPLKDEAGRGLLSSIVWTESSADADALVRLDKAGFHGELEQRFGLRLGEIEVIDQPRAWPLESKMARKFIAKRLALIGDAAHVVHPLAGQGINLGLRDVAILAEAIAAQVHLGLDPGDEAVLQTYQQARRFDTLVNGMTMDALNRLFSNDIAPLRLVRDLGLGLVDRMPPLKDFFIKEAAGLTGAAPKLFQGEMI, encoded by the coding sequence ATGCCTGAGATGCACGATATTCTGATTTCCGGCGGCGGCATGGCGGGCTTGAGCCTCGCCGCGGTGCTGAAACGGAATTTCGGCGCTGCGCTCTCGGTGCTGGTCTGCGATCCGGGCGTCAATGCGCCGCGCAAATATAGCGGGCGCGCCTCCGCCATCGCGGCCGGCCCGCGGCGGATGCTGCAGGACCTTGGCGTCTGGCAGACGATCGAACATCGCGCGCAGCCGATCATGGACATGATCGTCACCGACTCGCGCACCGAGGATCCGGTACGGCCGGTCTATCTCAATTTCGGCGGCGAACTGACGCCCGGCGAGCCCTTCGCGCACATGATCTACAATGACGACCTCGTTGCTGCCCTGAGCGAGGCCTGCGCCGCGCTTGGCGTCGAGACGAATGCCCGGGCCTGTGTCGCCTATGAAGCGCGTGGTGCTTTCGCCTGTGTCCGCGACGCGGCCGGAACGGAGGCCAAAGCGCGTCTCGTCGTGGCAGCCGATGGCGCCCGCTCGAAATTGCGCGACGCCGCCGCCATCACGACGATCGGCTGGGACCACCACCAATCCGGTATCGTCGCGACGATCCGCCATGAGCGCGACCATGAGGGCCGGGCGGAAGAACATTTTCTCCCCGCCGGTCCCTTCGCGATCCTGCCCTTGAAGGACGAAGCGGGCCGCGGCCTCTTATCTTCCATCGTGTGGACGGAAAGCAGCGCCGATGCCGACGCTCTGGTCCGCCTCGACAAAGCGGGCTTTCATGGCGAACTCGAACAGCGGTTCGGCCTGCGGCTCGGTGAGATTGAAGTGATCGACCAACCCCGCGCGTGGCCGCTGGAATCGAAAATGGCGCGCAAGTTCATCGCCAAGCGTCTCGCCCTGATCGGCGATGCGGCACATGTCGTCCATCCGCTCGCCGGGCAAGGCATCAATCTCGGGTTGCGCGATGTCGCGATTCTGGCGGAAGCGATTGCGGCACAGGTGCATCTCGGCCTCGACCCGGGCGACGAAGCGGTGCTGCAAACCTATCAGCAGGCCCGCCGCTTCGACACGCTGGTCAACGGCATGACCATGGATGCGTTGAATCGCCTGTTCTCTAACGACATCGCGCCGCTGCGGCTCGTGCGCGATCTCGGCCTCGGCCTCGTCGACCGCATGCCGCCGCTGAAAGATTTTTTCATCAAGGAAGCGGCGGGCCTCACGGGGGCCGCGCCGAAGCTCTTTCAAGGCGAGATGATTTAA